One part of the Arabidopsis thaliana chromosome 4, partial sequence genome encodes these proteins:
- a CDS encoding Dihydrolipoamide succinyltransferase (Dihydrolipoamide succinyltransferase; FUNCTIONS IN: zinc ion binding, acyltransferase activity; INVOLVED IN: tricarboxylic acid cycle, metabolic process; LOCATED IN: mitochondrion, membrane; EXPRESSED IN: 25 plant structures; EXPRESSED DURING: 15 growth stages; CONTAINS InterPro DOMAIN/s: 2-oxo acid dehydrogenase, lipoyl-binding site (InterPro:IPR003016), Dihydrolipoamide succinyltransferase (InterPro:IPR006255), 2-oxoacid dehydrogenase acyltransferase, catalytic domain (InterPro:IPR001078), Single hybrid motif (InterPro:IPR011053), Biotin/lipoyl attachment (InterPro:IPR000089); BEST Arabidopsis thaliana protein match is: Dihydrolipoamide succinyltransferase (TAIR:AT5G55070.1); Has 24826 Blast hits to 20752 proteins in 2368 species: Archae - 154; Bacteria - 14691; Metazoa - 760; Fungi - 487; Plants - 406; Viruses - 4; Other Eukaryotes - 8324 (source: NCBI BLink).) produces MGESITDGTLATFLKKPGERVQADEAIAQIETDKVTIDIASPASGVIQEFLVNEGDTVEPGTKVAIISKSEDTASQVTPSQKIPETTDTKPSPPAEDKQKPRVESAPVAEKPKAPSSPPPPKQSAKEPQLPPKERERRVPMTRLRKRVATRLKDSQNTFALLTTFNEVDMTNLMKLRSQYKDAFYEKHGVKLGLMSGFIKAAVSALQHQPVVNAVIDGDDIIYRDYVDISIAVGTSKGLVVPVIRGADKMNFAEIEKTINSLAKKANEGTISIDEMAGGSFTVSNGGVYGSLISTPIINPPQSAILGMHSIVSRPMVVGGSVVPRPMMYVALTYDHRLIDGREAVYFLRRVKDVVEDPQRLLLDI; encoded by the exons ATGGGGGAATCAATTACTGATGGCACCTTGGCCACCTTTCTGAAGA AACCTGGTGAGAGAGTCCAGGCTGATGAGGCTATTGCACAAATTGAAACTGATAAG GTGACAATAGATATTGCTAGCCCAGCAAGTGGTGTAATCCAAGAG TTTCTAGTCAACGAAGGAGATACTGTAGAACCAGGAACCAAGGTCGCTATTATATCAAAGTCTGAGGATACTGCATCTCAGGTTACCCCCTCTCAGAAGATACCAGAGACAACTGATACCAAACCTTCTCCTCCTGCTGAAGATAAGCAGAAGCCCAGAGTGGAAAGTGCTCCTGTAGCAGAGAAACCCAAAGCACCATCCTCACCACCTCCACCCAAACAGTCTGCTAAAGAACCGCAGCTTCCTCCtaaggaaagagaaagacgG GTTCCGATGACAAGACTTCGGAAACGAGTTGCAACAAGATTGAAAGACTCTCAAAATACTTTCGCGTTGCTGACAACTTTCAATGAAGTTGATAT GACAAATTTGATGAAGCTCCGATCCCAATACAAGGATGCATTTTATGAAAAGCATGGAGTGAAGTTGGGGCTTATGTCTGGATTTATTAAA GCTGCTGTTAGCGCCCTTCAGCATCAACCAGTTGTAAATGCAGTTATTGACGGGGATGATATCATATACAGAGACTATGTGGATATCAGTATCGCTGTTGGTACCTCTAAG GGACTTGTAGTACCAGTCATAAGAGGTGCTGATAAAATGAACTTTGCCGAGATAGAGAAGACGATAAACTCACTTGCCAAGAAGGCAAATGAAGGAACCATATCCATAGATGAGATGGCTGGCGGATCATTCACCGTTTCAAATGGCGGTGTCTATGGAAGTCTCATAAGCACTCCGATCATTAATCCTCCTCag TCTGCCATACTCGGCATGCACTCGATTGTGTCACGTCCAATGGTAGTAGGAGGAAGCGTAGTGCCTAGACCAATGATGTATGTCGCACTTACGTATGATCACAGGCTGATTGATGGTAGAGAGGCTGTGTACTTCCTGCGCCGTGTCAAGGATGTTGTGGAGGATCCACAAAGGCTTCTTCTTGACATATAA
- the AT-HF gene encoding HIS HF (HIS HF (AT-HF); FUNCTIONS IN: imidazoleglycerol-phosphate synthase activity; INVOLVED IN: histidine biosynthetic process; LOCATED IN: chloroplast; EXPRESSED IN: 23 plant structures; EXPRESSED DURING: 14 growth stages; CONTAINS InterPro DOMAIN/s: Imidazole glycerol phosphate synthase, subunit H (InterPro:IPR010139), Aldolase-type TIM barrel (InterPro:IPR013785), Glutamine amidotransferase class-I, C-terminal (InterPro:IPR000991), Ribulose-phosphate binding barrel (InterPro:IPR011060), Histidine biosynthesis, HisF (InterPro:IPR004651), Glutamine amidotransferase type 1 (InterPro:IPR017926), Histidine biosynthesis (InterPro:IPR006062), Imidazole glycerol phosphate synthase HisHF (InterPro:IPR014640); Has 1807 Blast hits to 1807 proteins in 277 species: Archae - 0; Bacteria - 0; Metazoa - 736; Fungi - 347; Plants - 385; Viruses - 0; Other Eukaryotes - 339 (source: NCBI BLink).) — MEATAAPFSSIVSSRQNFSSSSSIRASSPASLFLSQKSIGNVNRKFKSPRSLSVRASSTSDSVVTLLDYGAGNVRSIRNALRHLGFSIKDVQTPGDILNADRLIFPGVGAFAPAMDVLNRTGMAEALCKYIENDRPFLGICLGLQLLFDSSEENGPVKGLGVIPGIVGRFDASAGIRVPHIGWNALQVGKDSEILDDVGNRHVYFVHSYRAIPSDENKDWISSTCNYGESFISSIRRGNVHAVQFHPEKSGEVGLSVLRRFLHPKLPATQKPMEGKASKLAKRVIACLDVRTNDKGDLVVTKGDQYDVREQSNENEVRNLGKPVDLAGQYYKDGADEISFLNITGFRDFPLGDLPMIQVLRQTSKNVFVPLTVGGGIRDFTDASGRYYSSLEVAAEYFRSGADKISIGSDAVSAAEEFIKSGVKTGKSSLEQISRVYGNQAVVVSIDPRRVYVNHPDDVPYKVIRVTNPGPNGEEYAWYQCTVSGGREGRPIGAFELAKAVEELGAGEILLNCIDCDGQGKGFDIDLVKLISDSVGIPVIASSGAGTPDHFSEVFEKTNASAALAAGIFHRKEVPIQSVKEHLQEERIEVRI, encoded by the exons ATGGAGGCTACGGCGGCGCCATTCTCTTCAATTGTCTCTTCCAGACAAaacttctcttcatcttcttcgattcGCGCTTCTTCTCCGGCTTCTTTATTCCTCTCCCAGAAGAGTATTGGCAATGTTAATCGCAAATTCAAATCTCCCAGAAGCCTCTCCGTCCGCGCATCTTCTACCTCAGATTCTG TTGTGACTTTGCTTGACTACGGAGCTGGAAATGTTCGGAGCATCCGCAATGCTCTTCGTCATCTCGGCTTCAGCATCAAAGAC GTTCAAACGCCGGGAGACATTCTGAATGCTGATCGACTCATATTTCCAGGCGTTGGTGCTTTTGCACCCGCCATGGATGTACTTAACAGAACTGG GATGGCTGAAGCTTTGTGCAAATATATTGAGAATGACCGTCCATTTCTAGGCATATGTCTTGGTCTACAACTACTTTTCGATTCTAGTGAAGAGAATGGACCAG TCAAAGGTCTTGGTGTGATACCGGGAATAGTTGGACGCTTTGATGCTTCAGCTGGTATAAGAGTACCCCACATTGGCTGGAATGCTTTGCAAGTTGGGAAGGATTCTGAAATTTTGGATGATGTTGGAAACCGTCATGTCTATTTTGTTCATTCGTACAGGGCCATTCCA TCAGATGAAAATAAGGACTGGATTTCGTCTACCTGTAATTATGGTGAATCATTTATATCTTCCATAAGAAGGGGAAATGTGCATGCAGTTCAATTCCATCCTGAAAAGAGCGGGG AGGTGGGGCTTTCTGTTTTAAGAAGGTTCTTGCATCCAAAATTACCTGCAACACAG AAGCCAATGGAAGGAAAGGCCTCAAAACTTGCAAAGAGG GTGATTGCTTGTCTTGATGTGAGGACGAATGATAAAGGAGATCTCGTAGTTACTAAAGGGGATCAGTATGATGTGAGAGAGCAATCTAATGAAAACGAG GTTCGAAACCTTGGCAAACCTGTTGATTTGGCTGGGCAGTATTACAAAGATGGTGCAGATGAG ATTAGCTTTTTAAACATAACTGGATTCCGCGATTTTCCTCTAGGGGATTTGCCGATGATTCAG GTGTTGAGGCAGACATCAAAGAATGTCTTTGTACCACTAACTGTTGGAGGTGGTATTAGAGACTTTACAGATGCTAGTGGCAG GTACTATTCTAGCTTGGAAGTTGCTGCTGAGTATTTCAGATCCGGTGCTGATAAGATCTCCATAGGAAGTGACGCTGTTTCTGCTGCAGAGGAGTTCATAAAATCAGGG GTGAAGACAGGAAAGAGTAGTTTAGAACAGATATCCAGAGTTTATGGAAATCAG GCAGTGGTTGTAAGTATTGATCCTCGTAGAGTTTATGTGAACCATCCGGATGATGTGCCATACAAAGTCATCAGAGTAACTAATCCAG GCCCAAATGGAGAAGAATATGCCTGGTATCAGTGCACG GTCAGTGGAGGACGAGAAGGTCGACCTATTGGAGCATTTGAGCTTGCGAAAGCGGTTGAAGAATTAGGTGCCGGTGAAATACTATTGAACTGCATAGACTGTGATG GTCAAGGGAAAGGATTCGACATAGACTTAGTAAAGCTCATCTCAGATTCAGTAGGCATACCGGTGATCGCAAGCAGTGGAGCAGGTACTCCCGACCACTTTTCCGAGGTGTTTGAGAAGACAAACGCATCTGCCGCGCTTGCTGCCGGCATTTTCCACCGGAAAGAG GTACCAATCCAATCTGTGAAAGAGCACTTACAAGAGGAGCGCATAGAAGTCAGGATCTGA
- a CDS encoding Dihydrolipoamide succinyltransferase (Dihydrolipoamide succinyltransferase; FUNCTIONS IN: zinc ion binding, acyltransferase activity; INVOLVED IN: tricarboxylic acid cycle, metabolic process; LOCATED IN: mitochondrion, membrane; EXPRESSED IN: 25 plant structures; EXPRESSED DURING: 15 growth stages; CONTAINS InterPro DOMAIN/s: Dihydrolipoamide succinyltransferase (InterPro:IPR006255), 2-oxo acid dehydrogenase, lipoyl-binding site (InterPro:IPR003016), 2-oxoacid dehydrogenase acyltransferase, catalytic domain (InterPro:IPR001078), Single hybrid motif (InterPro:IPR011053), Biotin/lipoyl attachment (InterPro:IPR000089); BEST Arabidopsis thaliana protein match is: Dihydrolipoamide succinyltransferase (TAIR:AT5G55070.1); Has 30201 Blast hits to 17322 proteins in 780 species: Archae - 12; Bacteria - 1396; Metazoa - 17338; Fungi - 3422; Plants - 5037; Viruses - 0; Other Eukaryotes - 2996 (source: NCBI BLink).), which yields MMMRAVIRRAASNGSSPSLFAKSLQSSRVAASSPSLLSGSETGAYLHRGNHAHSFHNLALPAGNSGISRSASLVSSTLQRWVRPFSAETGDTVEAVVPHMGESITDGTLATFLKKPGERVQADEAIAQIETDKVTIDIASPASGVIQEFLVNEGDTVEPGTKVAIISKSEDTASQVTPSQKIPETTDTKPSPPAEDKQKPRVESAPVAEKPKAPSSPPPPKQSAKEPQLPPKERERRVPMTRLRKRVATRLKDSQNTFALLTTFNEVDMTNLMKLRSQYKDAFYEKHGVKLGLMSGFIKAAVSALQHQPVVNAVIDGDDIIYRDYVDISIAVGTSKGLVVPVIRGADKMNFAEIEKTINSLAKKANEGTISIDEMAGGSFTVSNGGVYGSLISTPIINPPQSAILGMHSIVSRPMVVGGSVVPRPMMYVALTYDHRLIDGREAVYFLRRVKDVVEDPQRLLLDI from the exons ATGATGATGCGTGCTGTTATAAGGAGAGCTGCCAGTAATGGCTCTTCTCCTTCG tTATTCGCAAAATCACTGCAGTCTTCTCGTGTTGCTGCATCTTCCCCTAGCTTGCTATCAGGTTCAGAAACAGGG GCATATCTGCATCGTGGAAATCATGCTCATAGCTTTCATAACCTTGCTTTGCCAG CAGGGAACTCGGGCATCTCGAGGTCGGCGAGTTTAGTTTCTTCAACCCTGCAAAGATGGGTCAGGCCTTTTTCAGCTGAAACTG GAGATACCGTGGAAGCAGTTGTGCCTCATATGGGGGAATCAATTACTGATGGCACCTTGGCCACCTTTCTGAAGA AACCTGGTGAGAGAGTCCAGGCTGATGAGGCTATTGCACAAATTGAAACTGATAAG GTGACAATAGATATTGCTAGCCCAGCAAGTGGTGTAATCCAAGAG TTTCTAGTCAACGAAGGAGATACTGTAGAACCAGGAACCAAGGTCGCTATTATATCAAAGTCTGAGGATACTGCATCTCAGGTTACCCCCTCTCAGAAGATACCAGAGACAACTGATACCAAACCTTCTCCTCCTGCTGAAGATAAGCAGAAGCCCAGAGTGGAAAGTGCTCCTGTAGCAGAGAAACCCAAAGCACCATCCTCACCACCTCCACCCAAACAGTCTGCTAAAGAACCGCAGCTTCCTCCtaaggaaagagaaagacgG GTTCCGATGACAAGACTTCGGAAACGAGTTGCAACAAGATTGAAAGACTCTCAAAATACTTTCGCGTTGCTGACAACTTTCAATGAAGTTGATAT GACAAATTTGATGAAGCTCCGATCCCAATACAAGGATGCATTTTATGAAAAGCATGGAGTGAAGTTGGGGCTTATGTCTGGATTTATTAAA GCTGCTGTTAGCGCCCTTCAGCATCAACCAGTTGTAAATGCAGTTATTGACGGGGATGATATCATATACAGAGACTATGTGGATATCAGTATCGCTGTTGGTACCTCTAAG GGACTTGTAGTACCAGTCATAAGAGGTGCTGATAAAATGAACTTTGCCGAGATAGAGAAGACGATAAACTCACTTGCCAAGAAGGCAAATGAAGGAACCATATCCATAGATGAGATGGCTGGCGGATCATTCACCGTTTCAAATGGCGGTGTCTATGGAAGTCTCATAAGCACTCCGATCATTAATCCTCCTCag TCTGCCATACTCGGCATGCACTCGATTGTGTCACGTCCAATGGTAGTAGGAGGAAGCGTAGTGCCTAGACCAATGATGTATGTCGCACTTACGTATGATCACAGGCTGATTGATGGTAGAGAGGCTGTGTACTTCCTGCGCCGTGTCAAGGATGTTGTGGAGGATCCACAAAGGCTTCTTCTTGACATATAA
- a CDS encoding Dihydrolipoamide succinyltransferase (Dihydrolipoamide succinyltransferase; FUNCTIONS IN: zinc ion binding, acyltransferase activity; INVOLVED IN: tricarboxylic acid cycle, metabolic process; LOCATED IN: mitochondrion, membrane; EXPRESSED IN: 25 plant structures; EXPRESSED DURING: 15 growth stages; CONTAINS InterPro DOMAIN/s: 2-oxo acid dehydrogenase, lipoyl-binding site (InterPro:IPR003016), Dihydrolipoamide succinyltransferase (InterPro:IPR006255), 2-oxoacid dehydrogenase acyltransferase, catalytic domain (InterPro:IPR001078), Single hybrid motif (InterPro:IPR011053), Biotin/lipoyl attachment (InterPro:IPR000089); BEST Arabidopsis thaliana protein match is: Dihydrolipoamide succinyltransferase (TAIR:AT5G55070.1); Has 25893 Blast hits to 21481 proteins in 2394 species: Archae - 160; Bacteria - 15396; Metazoa - 785; Fungi - 512; Plants - 432; Viruses - 4; Other Eukaryotes - 8604 (source: NCBI BLink).), with amino-acid sequence MMMRAVIRRAASNGSSPSLFAKSLQSSRVAASSPSLLSGSETGAYLHRGNHAHSFHNLALPGNSGISRSASLVSSTLQRWVRPFSAETGDTVEAVVPHMGESITDGTLATFLKKPGERVQADEAIAQIETDKVTIDIASPASGVIQEFLVNEGDTVEPGTKVAIISKSEDTASQVTPSQKIPETTDTKPSPPAEDKQKPRVESAPVAEKPKAPSSPPPPKQSAKEPQLPPKERERRVPMTRLRKRVATRLKDSQNTFALLTTFNEVDMTNLMKLRSQYKDAFYEKHGVKLGLMSGFIKAAVSALQHQPVVNAVIDGDDIIYRDYVDISIAVGTSKGLVVPVIRGADKMNFAEIEKTINSLAKKANEGTISIDEMAGGSFTVSNGGVYGSLISTPIINPPQSAILGMHSIVSRPMVVGGSVVPRPMMYVALTYDHRLIDGREAVYFLRRVKDVVEDPQRLLLDI; translated from the exons ATGATGATGCGTGCTGTTATAAGGAGAGCTGCCAGTAATGGCTCTTCTCCTTCG tTATTCGCAAAATCACTGCAGTCTTCTCGTGTTGCTGCATCTTCCCCTAGCTTGCTATCAGGTTCAGAAACAGGG GCATATCTGCATCGTGGAAATCATGCTCATAGCTTTCATAACCTTGCTTTGCCAG GGAACTCGGGCATCTCGAGGTCGGCGAGTTTAGTTTCTTCAACCCTGCAAAGATGGGTCAGGCCTTTTTCAGCTGAAACTG GAGATACCGTGGAAGCAGTTGTGCCTCATATGGGGGAATCAATTACTGATGGCACCTTGGCCACCTTTCTGAAGA AACCTGGTGAGAGAGTCCAGGCTGATGAGGCTATTGCACAAATTGAAACTGATAAG GTGACAATAGATATTGCTAGCCCAGCAAGTGGTGTAATCCAAGAG TTTCTAGTCAACGAAGGAGATACTGTAGAACCAGGAACCAAGGTCGCTATTATATCAAAGTCTGAGGATACTGCATCTCAGGTTACCCCCTCTCAGAAGATACCAGAGACAACTGATACCAAACCTTCTCCTCCTGCTGAAGATAAGCAGAAGCCCAGAGTGGAAAGTGCTCCTGTAGCAGAGAAACCCAAAGCACCATCCTCACCACCTCCACCCAAACAGTCTGCTAAAGAACCGCAGCTTCCTCCtaaggaaagagaaagacgG GTTCCGATGACAAGACTTCGGAAACGAGTTGCAACAAGATTGAAAGACTCTCAAAATACTTTCGCGTTGCTGACAACTTTCAATGAAGTTGATAT GACAAATTTGATGAAGCTCCGATCCCAATACAAGGATGCATTTTATGAAAAGCATGGAGTGAAGTTGGGGCTTATGTCTGGATTTATTAAA GCTGCTGTTAGCGCCCTTCAGCATCAACCAGTTGTAAATGCAGTTATTGACGGGGATGATATCATATACAGAGACTATGTGGATATCAGTATCGCTGTTGGTACCTCTAAG GGACTTGTAGTACCAGTCATAAGAGGTGCTGATAAAATGAACTTTGCCGAGATAGAGAAGACGATAAACTCACTTGCCAAGAAGGCAAATGAAGGAACCATATCCATAGATGAGATGGCTGGCGGATCATTCACCGTTTCAAATGGCGGTGTCTATGGAAGTCTCATAAGCACTCCGATCATTAATCCTCCTCag TCTGCCATACTCGGCATGCACTCGATTGTGTCACGTCCAATGGTAGTAGGAGGAAGCGTAGTGCCTAGACCAATGATGTATGTCGCACTTACGTATGATCACAGGCTGATTGATGGTAGAGAGGCTGTGTACTTCCTGCGCCGTGTCAAGGATGTTGTGGAGGATCCACAAAGGCTTCTTCTTGACATATAA